A genomic stretch from Anaerolinea thermophila UNI-1 includes:
- the nuoH gene encoding NADH-quinone oxidoreductase subunit NuoH encodes MDGAMILEWVLKSAFILLFMTAGFAYTTLFERRMIAKFQARIGPNRAGPWGLLQPVADGLKLIFKEELIPAYADKVMFVLAPVITVIPSLIVTAVVPWGGVVDLFGRKVALYLADVNVGLLYIMAVTSISVYGITLAGWASNNKYATLGGLRSTAQMISYEIAMGFSFIVPVLLAGSLSLVDIVEAQKKIWFIFLQPGAAIILAITMYAEVNRAPFDMPEAEQELTAGYHSEYSGMKFALFFMAEYIKMIAVAMIFATLFLGGYHFPFVDQIPVIGPYLGPFVLLAKTIVLLFGFVWVRSTLPRIRYDRLMAFGWKVLFPLSLLSVLVTAVVVLLVK; translated from the coding sequence ATGGATGGCGCAATGATCCTTGAATGGGTGTTGAAATCGGCTTTTATCTTGCTGTTCATGACTGCAGGGTTTGCGTACACTACCCTGTTTGAACGGCGCATGATTGCCAAGTTCCAGGCGCGTATTGGTCCCAATCGTGCCGGACCGTGGGGGTTGCTTCAGCCCGTTGCTGACGGGTTGAAACTCATCTTCAAAGAGGAACTCATCCCGGCTTATGCAGATAAGGTGATGTTCGTCCTGGCGCCGGTCATCACGGTAATCCCCTCGCTGATTGTCACTGCGGTCGTGCCGTGGGGTGGGGTGGTGGACTTGTTCGGCAGGAAGGTAGCGCTTTATCTGGCGGATGTCAACGTGGGGTTACTGTATATCATGGCAGTGACCTCTATCTCGGTTTATGGTATTACCCTGGCGGGGTGGGCTTCCAACAACAAATATGCTACACTGGGTGGTTTGCGCTCCACTGCGCAGATGATTTCTTACGAAATCGCCATGGGCTTTTCTTTTATTGTTCCGGTGCTTCTGGCAGGTTCGCTCAGCCTGGTGGACATCGTCGAGGCGCAGAAGAAAATCTGGTTTATCTTCCTGCAACCCGGCGCCGCCATCATTTTGGCGATTACCATGTATGCTGAGGTCAACCGCGCACCCTTCGACATGCCCGAAGCCGAGCAGGAACTCACGGCGGGGTATCACTCCGAGTACTCCGGCATGAAATTCGCGCTGTTCTTCATGGCAGAGTATATCAAGATGATTGCTGTGGCTATGATCTTTGCCACCCTGTTCCTGGGGGGTTACCATTTCCCCTTTGTGGATCAAATTCCGGTCATCGGTCCGTATCTTGGCCCGTTTGTCCTGCTGGCAAAGACCATCGTGCTGTTGTTTGGGTTTGTGTGGGTGCGCTCAACACTGCCACGCATTCGCTATGACCGCCTGATGGCTTTTGGCTGGAAAGTGCTTTTCCCGCTGTCTTTGCTTTCGGTGCTGGTGACGGCAGTGGTGGTTTTACTGGTGAAGTAA
- the nuoI gene encoding NADH-quinone oxidoreductase subunit NuoI, giving the protein MFKGLLTTLKEWTGKPVTIQYPEEKRPVRTRFKGRHVLKRYENGLEKCIGCSLCAAACPADAIFVEAAENTDDERYSPGERYARVYEINMLRCIFCGFCEDACPTEAIVLGDNYELSFTDRHQSIYTKEMLLEPVPEGGKPTPQQTPPGVYVRAVPAMKDPED; this is encoded by the coding sequence ATGTTCAAAGGGTTGCTGACCACCTTAAAAGAATGGACTGGTAAACCGGTAACCATTCAGTATCCGGAAGAGAAACGTCCCGTGCGTACCCGATTTAAGGGGCGTCATGTGTTGAAGCGTTACGAAAACGGTTTGGAGAAATGCATCGGGTGTTCCTTATGTGCGGCGGCATGCCCAGCAGATGCTATTTTTGTCGAAGCGGCAGAAAATACCGATGATGAACGCTACTCTCCCGGCGAGCGCTATGCCCGGGTGTACGAAATCAACATGCTGCGCTGTATCTTCTGCGGTTTCTGCGAGGATGCCTGTCCTACCGAAGCCATCGTGCTGGGCGATAACTACGAGTTGTCCTTCACCGACCGGCATCAGTCCATCTACACCAAAGAGATGTTGTTGGAGCCGGTTCCCGAGGGCGGAAAACCTACGCCTCAGCAGACTCCGCCCGGCGTGTACGTCCGTGCGGTTCCAGCCATGAAAGACCCGGAAGATTAA
- a CDS encoding NADH-quinone oxidoreductase subunit J family protein encodes MTIVFFVLAFVAVGCAISMLITRNAVYSALFLVLNFATVAILYLILGAPFIALSQITVYAGSVIVLFLFVVMLLGAERLPGAEPLRWQRFIAMGLGLVLAVNLGWSVVQRAGDLGVITAPEKGFGAPVEVGRVLFTQYVLPIQIVAFILLVAVVGAVVLARSEEISRRRELYRKPEAKE; translated from the coding sequence ATGACCATCGTTTTCTTCGTGCTGGCGTTTGTAGCGGTTGGCTGTGCCATCAGCATGCTGATTACCCGCAATGCAGTGTATTCGGCGTTGTTTTTGGTGCTGAATTTCGCTACAGTAGCCATCCTGTACTTGATTTTGGGAGCGCCGTTTATCGCATTGTCTCAAATCACCGTGTACGCGGGTTCTGTGATTGTCCTTTTCCTGTTCGTGGTCATGCTTTTAGGAGCAGAACGCTTGCCGGGGGCAGAACCTTTGCGCTGGCAGCGATTTATTGCCATGGGATTGGGGCTGGTTCTTGCGGTCAATTTGGGATGGTCCGTGGTGCAACGCGCGGGTGATTTGGGAGTAATTACAGCGCCTGAGAAGGGCTTTGGTGCACCGGTAGAAGTAGGGCGGGTGCTCTTCACACAATATGTATTGCCCATCCAGATTGTGGCTTTCATTTTGCTGGTTGCGGTAGTGGGTGCTGTGGTGCTTGCCCGTTCTGAAGAAATCTCCCGAAGACGAGAACTCTATCGAAAGCCGGAGGCAAAGGAGTGA